Part of the Anaerobacillus alkaliphilus genome, GAGCTTGAACTCTATGTTGCTCTGCTAATTGTAGTAAATAGCCCTGGATATGATCTGCCTCTGTTGGATACGATTTTTCCATATCACGTAGCATGGAAGATTTCATTGTGTAGGATTGTTTTCTCACCGTTTCCATGTGTTTACGTTCAATACCATCCGCAATAGGAGCACCAACAGCTCTCATAATTGTTGCTGTTTCTTCAAATAGCTGTTCAATAAAAGTTTCGCCTTCCTCACGGATCGGTCCAATCGCTGAACGCATCAGTGTTGTAATTCCCGAAAGAGTCGTAATAAAGAGGTATTTATGCCAAATGTCTTGTACGATATTTTCACTTAAATGAAAGACTGTTTTGGTACCACTAAATACTTCTCTAATCGCTTCGACCCGAACACTCGTGCCACCCTTTAATTCACCAAATGATAATTGATGAGTCGGGCTTGTTTGAACGACCTCACCGTTCTCATTAAGTGTTGCTTCAACAAAACAAAGTCCTCCCAAAATCTTCTCCTGACCAAACATCTCTTTTAATTGATCAAAATGTTGATAGCCATTTAGAAGTGGTAAAATCAACGTTTGATCTCCTATGTAAGGTTTAATAGCTTCTATCGCATTATGAAAATGATAGGATTTTGTTGCAAACAAGATTAGGTCAAATGGTATCACTGCTTCTCCAGCAAGAATAGTTTTAGGCTGTAACTTGACATCGCCATGAACACTATTGATAACTAACCCATGTTCAGTTAGCTGTTTTTGTCTTGCTTCTCTAACAAGGAACGTAACATCTTCACCTTTTTCAACTAATCTACCTCCAAAGTAACCACCGACGGCACCCGCACCTAATACTAATATCTTCAAAAAACGTTCTCCCCTTTCCTCAGATTGTTTTTACACTGATTTTTTTTCTACAAATGAATGGGAATATCCTTTATTACTAGGAGAATATTAAAAGGAGAGGATTTTCTTAGATAGGAATTTTTACACCATGAGGTAGGTAGCGCTAGGTAAGAAAGCTCAATACGTTCTTGTCAAAATTATCACATTACATTTACAAAATGCCCGGAGTACTATTGTTACCCATTTTCTTTGTTGACTGACTTGTATATACAAGTTATAATTCGAATTAATCACAACTTGTATATACAAGTTCCGAATTTTATGAAAGCGATTAATGAAATCGCTACCAGGGGGAATACAAATGGCAACAGTTGAAAGAAAAACAGTAGAACAAATCGTC contains:
- a CDS encoding ketopantoate reductase family protein, whose protein sequence is MKILVLGAGAVGGYFGGRLVEKGEDVTFLVREARQKQLTEHGLVINSVHGDVKLQPKTILAGEAVIPFDLILFATKSYHFHNAIEAIKPYIGDQTLILPLLNGYQHFDQLKEMFGQEKILGGLCFVEATLNENGEVVQTSPTHQLSFGELKGGTSVRVEAIREVFSGTKTVFHLSENIVQDIWHKYLFITTLSGITTLMRSAIGPIREEGETFIEQLFEETATIMRAVGAPIADGIERKHMETVRKQSYTMKSSMLRDMEKSYPTEADHIQGYLLQLAEQHRVQAPLLTLVYRNLRVYEKNN